The following nucleotide sequence is from Pedobacter sp. PACM 27299.
TAAATTAAAACGGACCCCCCATTGGACAGCACCTTCTCTAAGGGATCAAAATTCGATAACACCTTCGTCTTCCCCATGATTTCGGTATTTACACCGAAATGATGAAATTTTCCTGGTCCATCGTGGCACATGAACATTTGTCCAACGTTTTTTTGCACATACTGGATTGATTTGGAACTGCGCTCATCGAAATGATTTTTCTCGATTTGAGATTCGGGATTTTTTACGAACGGGTGTGCAAACACAAAAATGGCATCTTCGAAAGCTTTCATACAGCGCCTAACGATGCTGTCAAAATAGAGACCTCTTTTTGAATCTTCACTGCTTAGCTGAGCTTCATCGAATAGAAAGAGACCAATTTGGAACTCATCCTTTAACTTGAAGAGTTCGCGACACCGTTCAGGAGTAACGATGAAGATGTTTTTTTTGGCATGTTTGGTATTGATCTTATCAATGAAGGTCAAGATATTTACGCTTTTATCTTGTATCCCTTGGGAAAGGGTCAGGTAATACTCATTGATCAATGCCCTTGAGGGGACGACTACTACAACATCATTTGTACTCTGGGAAATTTGCTTCATGAACACATAAGATTTCCCAGTACTGGTAGGTGCTGAGAAACTAAAACATTTATGTCCGGCAATACCTTTTATGATATCAGCCTGTACGGGTGTATATTTATCGTGAAAAGTGTCTTGGATATACTTTCTATATTGTGTGAAGATAACCTCCTCCAGGCTGTTGGTTTCGGTTGGCTTATAAAAGACAGCCATGTAATTTAAAATGGCAACCTTATATTGCTCAAATTCTGCCGGACGGAAACAAGCCAGATGAGAGAGGATTTCCATATCGGTAATTGAGGTCGGTCCGTTTCTATATAGATTTGCAATTACGTATTTAAAGAGCGAATCCACGTTGCCGTCACTCTTAATCTGTTTTATGACGTCCTTCATATGTTTACTGCTACACAAATCAGTTCCCGAAATGCGCTTGCGGCCACATAATGGGTGTTAGCTTTGATATTTTCAATTAGTTGGGCCGTGGGGATTTTCTTCGCGGAAAATGCGGAAATATACCCTTTATGACCATTGACAAAATTTTTTTTGGAATTTTCACAGCAGAAGCGGTCAATATCGGGAAGATCACTATTGTCCTGTTTTATGTCGATAAATTCTACGATTTGTTTCAAGGATTCTCCATAGGAATTGTCCCTTGCGCTATACTTAGCTTCCCCAAAAAGTAATATTTCCTGAAGGTTTCTGGTATAAAAGTCAAACCCGTGGTTTTTCACGGATTTTTCTTTGAAGAGCTCTGCCAGGGGGATATTTAGGTATTTCATATTTTCGACAATGGTCACTCTGGCCAATTCAGATACAACATATTCACCCGAACTGCTCGTCACAGCGTCGTCGGTGGATTTGATAATGTTCTTGGCGATGTATGTAACAGATTCATCAGCGCGTTGCTGGTAGCTGCCTGCAAGATAGCCAAGATCAAAGTTGTGTATCCAAGCCATATCTGAAAGTGATTGAAGTATCTCTTTAAGAGTTATTTCAATGTCGATCGGTTCTACCCTGAAAAAAGTAATATGGGTATCCAATTGCTGATGATCAACTATAGTATATCCTGTCATGGCGATTAACTAATTTAGATGGTGAGTTTGCGTACTATAGTACAAAGTACAAATTTTATTGGTGAATTAGGAGATTGCCGGTTTTATCCCTAACCTGACTCACCAGGCTGCATAAACCAAAAACTTGCTCCTTATACTTCGACTCTGTCAAAACCGATCTGCCCGCCGTGTCTTTTGATTAAAGGTCGCCGCATAAATACACCCTGTTTTTGTCGTAAATAACCCCAGCGTATTTCCCTTACAACAGGCATCTTTACAATGAATAACCCAGTTTGAATTAAAACATAACTATGAAGCAATTAATCCCTGAATCAACTTCAATGGAAACACTCAAGAAGCATTCAATTTTTATAAATCAGTTTTTGGCGGAGAGTTCACAAAGCTCATCCTTTTCAAGGACTTAGCAAGCGATGAATTTCAGGTACCGGAAAATGAAGCCGATAAAATCATGCATATTTCCCTGTCTATAGAGAGGAACACCGTATTGATAGCCAATGATGTTCCGGAGTTTATGGGACGGGTAGATGAAAACGAAAACAAGTCTAAAATATCAATTGGTGCAGAAAGCCGTTAAGAGGCAGATAGCATTTTCAACGGGCTACCGGCAGGAGGTAAAGTCGAAGGCCCCATTGGTGACAGTCCCTGGGGTACATATGCCAGAATGTTTAGAGACAAGTATGGAATTGAATGGATCGTGGAATTTGACCCAAATGACCACTAACAAAACTAACATCAAAAGGCCATTACGAACGTGTGAAAGGAAGCTTCCTTACCCAATCGTAGCAACTCAATGATCTGCAAAATAAAATCAGGATGATTTCGTTTGGCGCACGCACCAGATAGTCATACAACTCAGGTTCTGAACATTGGTGGTTTTGATGCTCGTGAAGTCCTCCGCCAATCTTTTTAGTCAGCCGGAGCAGCATCTCCTAGTTGGCCAGAAAGCGTTCCGACCCATCAGGCAGGATATACCTGACATTTCCGATAAATCTCACTAAGGATTCAATACCGATTTCAGAAGACAGCCGGCAGAAAAAATATCCTCCTGGGTTGAGCATATTCCACATGGAATTCAGCATCGCTTCGAAATGATTGGGTTTTCCGCAAAATGTAATACCGCGCTGCTGATCACGAGGTCAAAAGTGGTAGCAGCAAAGGGCAACTCCTCTACAGCTGCTACCTTAAAACTCTCTGCCGGATCCACCTGAGGAAATGACGTGGCCAACCTTCTCAACTGTGCGATTGCTTCCGCATTTTGGTCAACCCCAAAAACATTCGCCCCGCTTTTCAAAAGTTCCAGTTCCGCAACCGGCATCTAAAATCTTATGGCAATCATCATACGTGCCCTTTAGCAACTGGTCGAATAATGAAAATCGGTATTTCCGAAAGTTTCCTGAATGTGCTGCTTTTTCATCCCCGGGCAAAGATAGCCACAAGTCCGCTTACAGCGAATATTACTGCGCATTTATATTCGGTTGCTAGCCGTACAAACCATGAAACCCAAGGTCTAGCTGTTGTGTGTTAGGATAAATTAATCATGAATTGTGCAAATAAAAAACCCACTCGAACGGAGTGAGGTTAGCAACTTGAATTTCTAGCTACCCAAGATAGCCAAACTTGAATCACATGGAGAAGCAATTGAAGTTTTTGAACAGCCTTAAGCTACTATAATATGGGAATCATTCCTAACGATAGTAAGTCGTCCCCGTGTTTTAACCGAAAATCTGGGTCGCTAAAATGGCCGTGATAAAAAGTCGGAATGACTTTGGGCCTGCCGTAACCTATACTACCTGCAATTCTAGGAAGCATAATCTGCACCGAAGCATGCCTGAGCGGCTTTTTTGCTTTTGCAGGATAATCGAATATCACGGTCATCAGAACATCAGTTTCCGTGGTTTTTATAATAATTTCGGTAAGCCAGTCCATTTCTTTTGGGTCTCCTCCCATCATCCTAAGCTTTTCATGTGAGCGTTCATCGGCAAGGGCCATCGCCAATTCATGAAAATCTGGCCATATTAACCCTGAAAAATGTTCATTGACCGCAATGGGCGCATAAACGCCTTCACCAAGAATATCGCTGGACGGAAGTCTTAACGGTAGGTTGTCCAAGGTTTTAAGGCTGCTCAACGAAAGGTGTTGGAGTGTGTAGAATGATGATTTCTACATCCTTTAGATTGCCAATGGGACATTTTTTGTCGGCAAGCAGCGCTGCACGCGACGAATAGCCGAAATAAGCCGCCACAATTTCATGTGCATGTGAGGATTTTAACTGGATTCCGTAATTGTTTTGGGTGAAGGTGCGCAAGGAATCAACGCAAGCTTTTGTAATTTCAAGCATCATAGCAATTAGAGTTAAAGCCGGGCTTTCTACTCGTCGTGAGTGTTTAAGGACAACCATGCCAGCTGTTTAACTAAATTTGCTGTTTGACTTGTAAATTATTGATTTAACCTAACATTTTCAGCCACTCACAACTGGGGCGCTAGATTCCTTACCCGAAAGTAAAAATAATAATTTAAAAAACAAGCAAAATAATTTAAAACCGACATACTGTTTATTACGGTAACAATTCGCTTTTAGCGGATTTCACGAAATGTTTGGCCACTGCTCCTTACAGCATATCTGTTAAACTCAATAGCCAAACTAGATGGTAAGATATTCACTATTTCTCTTTAACTGGAATATTGGTGTGAACAAGGTGATCCCAACAATACTGAATCTTTGTTAAATTGCATTGAAATCACCAAAAGTCAATACTTTCAGTATGGGATATATCAAGTACATTAGCGATGAAAATGCAAAAAAACTTCTTGGTAAGCGGTTTCCCCTTGGATTAAAGCGGGTAATTAAATTGCTTGATCAATATCTCAACGTTCTCGATGATAATGGAGATTCTTTGCCTGGCCAACTCTTGTTTCATAATATCTCAAAAAGTAGAAACTGGTCAATTAGTGAGTTTGCGAAGATAGATGCCGACATGGTTTTGGAATTGGACACTGCCAGCAAACGGTTAAATATTGATCTTCGGGACTACCGTGTTCATTCTGAATTTGCAAGAGAATATGAAGAAAGACGTGTAGTGCTACATATACTCTTAAAGGATTCCCACAAAACAACTTGGGCAATCTACCTCCCACTCCAAAGTCTGATAATTGGCTTTGGCGACCCAATGCTCGGCTACCATTGTTATGGTCATGGAATATCCTTCTTGGATGAACATGGAGAATTAAAAGAAGAAAACGAAGTTTTTTACTGCGGAATAACGAAGCGAGGCTGGTTAATACGTATGACAGAACATTTTCGTGAAATCAAAGGAGATAGCAAAAAAACATTCCACAAGCTTTGGCGTGAATATCTTGGCAATTCAAATGTTCTATTGAACTCTGAATTAATCGCTCTAAATCATAGTTACGAAACAGCGATGAATTGGGAAGAATGGGTTGTAGAAAAGTACATGGCAAAAAATAAATCATTGAATATGATTCCAGGAGGCTTTGCCGGTTTAAAAAGATTTTCCAGCCAAAATCATTCGCATTCAGAGAACGAAATTTCAATTGTTTTAGGTCAGTCTTCATTTTTGTCCTTTGCAAATCGGTCGTACCAAGGGTTGAAAAACCCAATGATTGAAAAACTGTGGCGTGACGACAGGTATTATGCAAAGGTGATAGGAAAAAGAAATAACACTTTTTCAACATCTGAATTACTGGAGATCAGGCAGATGGCCAAAAAGGGATATGATGTAAAGCAGATTGGAAACCAACTGGGTATCATTGCTCCAAAACGTATCAGAAATGTTCTTAGCGGAAAGACCTATAGCAGAATGTAGTTCCTGATTGCACCCAATGAATTACCATTTTCGTCGATAACAGCGAAGGTCTCTCTTGTACCTGGCTCGTAAACAATGGTAACGGTCTGTTGTTTTCCATCAATAAACAGTTCCATACTTAGCAGTTCAATTGATGGTATATTCAATTCAACAAGTATTTCCTTGCTCTCCCCTTCTTTAGATAGATATATTGAAATATAATCCTCAGTCGGAAAATGATCAGGCAATATATCCTCCAAAATCCCTGCAAATTCAGTTAAATCTGTATCCGAAGTGACTATGATTGAATAAACATTATAAGGAGTGCCGCTAACATCTAAGATGATTTCAGCAAAACTTTCTTTTAGAATATCAACCAAGGATCCCATATTCTAATTTACTAAATTTTTAGCTTCTAATTATTCCTTTTTTCTGGTAATAATCGATAGCCTTTTTACTAAAGGCCTCCAACTTCGCTTCTAAATCTTCTTCAACTACACGATTTTTTTCTTTAAGCCTGTGAAGCTGTTTATGGCCAGCCTCAATACCGCCAATAGGATCGCGGATAACTACGTTTTCCAATATCAGGGTAATTCTATGGTTGGTATATTCTTCCTTCTTGAACTCCTGATAAAACTCCTCTGGCGTGTACCATTTTCCTGTTTCTTTACTATATAGCCAAAAACCACACCTTATTGCTTCCTTATATAAAGGAAGCAAACTGGTAAAACTCCCCTTCTGCTGACCAAAATGACTAATCCCCATAACACCACAAAATTACTAAAAATATTAGTAATCAAAATCCTATTCAAATTTAATACTAGAATAGATCTTCTTTCTAGTATTATGGATTTAGATTGGGTTCAATTAAATCAACCCTTCATCAGCAAAAGAATAATAACCATTATCAGGAGTAAGAATCAAATGATCCAAAATCCTTAGGTCAAGATATTTTCCAATTTCAATTAACTTATTGGTGATAGTGATATCCTGAGAACTTGGATCAAGATTACCCGAAGGATGGCAATGTGCAAGGATAATTGCGCTGGCACTTGCTTTTAAGGCCACTCCAAAAATCAGTTTAGCATCTACAACAACTGCCGAAACCCCTCCTGTTCCTACATTAAAATAGCCCAGAACCCTGTTGTTATAGTTCAATAGCAAAATCTTAAATTCTTCTCGAAGGGCAATTGTATTCTTATCCCAGCAATTATAAAGTGCCTTATACCCGTCCATTGAAGAAGTAATTTGTGGTCTTTCATACGCTTTAAATTTAGGCAGGTAACTGATTTTTATTTCTGCAATTTTTGATAGGTCGTTTTGAATTTTCAGAGTTTCCATAATTTCAGATTTTTAAAGATTTAATTATGGAAGCCTTTCTCCAGCGGCTGGCATCAAGGGCAAAGTGGAGATTCAAAAAATGTGGAGGTTCCCGAAGGGATACACATTTTTTGAATACTACTTTGGCGCAGCGCACCCATATGCTCAGCACGCTGGAGAACTTCGCTGAATAATTAATTCTTTGAAAATCATTATGACACTAAATTTCAAACCCTAAAATGAGCCAAAATTCAAACCCTTAATTGCATAAAAAAAGCCATACCCAAAAGGATATGGCCCAGAAACACATTTAATAACCCAGGCAATATGCGTTAATGCTGGATAAATGTATTTCCTTTCCCCTATTATTTAATTACTTGTTATTCTTTATTGCTGTGACTTCCTTACGTTGCTGATTAGCAAGAACTCTCAAAGCTAACATTCCTTTTCTAAGTCTAGTGCCTGCTGCTGAATTTCCTCTGTTATAAAATTTATCCGCATCAACTTCGATTTGAGAGATAAGTGTTTTAATCTGTTTAAAATTTTCCATGGTAATTAAGTATTAATGTGAAAAATGATGAATTGTTAAGCCTAAAGCCACTTATCTCGAAAGTTCCTGACCTGTTGAAAGCTCCTTATCTTTCGACTGCCCCACTTTCATGTCGAAAGTGTTTTCTTTGGCCTGAACTTTCTCAAACTGATTACGCTTTTCAAGCTTGCCATCCATTGTGAAAAAATTAAGATTCCCATACCGTGGAACGGCTTCCAGTTGCAATTTAACCTCCTTCCCGTCTTTAACCGTAGAGATTAGCGCACGATTACCGTTCTTCAGCTCAGCTTCTAATTTTTGTCTTTGTGAAGGATCATCTAATTCTTTGATTCTGTATTCGTTCAGTACATGTTTTAAATCATAACCATACTGGGGATCCATAAACTGCTGCATTTGAAAATTACCTCGATCATCTTTACCCTTCTCCAGATCTAACTTCACCCATGCCTTATAAGATTCTCCACTGTTATACTTTACCAAATCATCTCTGTAAACCGACCTTCCCTGAATCAGATTCGCTGATTGCTGTGCAGTGAAGCCCCTGCCCTTATCTACCCATATATTCTGCGTTACAGGTTTATAGAAATAGGCGTTTCTAAACTCTTTGCTAACAAAGTTCACCTTACCATTTTCCTTATTGGAATATATATTTCGATGTTTGGGATCCTTTCCAACAGAAAGTTCAGCAGTCCCAGTTTGCGATTTGAAATGATCAATCGCCTCGGTCAGATTTTCAATTCTCTTGACTGTGTTCTTTCCATCCGCTCCAGCTACAATGACCATGTATTTCTCACCTTCTTCAAGACCTTTACCTTTATTATGAGCCACCTCATAGCGATTCAGGTAGTAATAATCCGATTGGCCAGATTGCTTGAAGTGCAAAGTGAAGTCAACCTGTCCCTTATCCGCAGCAATGCTATCATTAAGATGAAACTGCGGAATATCATTTCTCATTTGTTCTTCCATGAGCACCTGCAGCTTATCACTAAATCCCAGGGCTTTCATTTCTTGTTTCAAATTCTCCAGATTGTTTAAATTCATGGCGCGTTTTTATTAATTAAAATTCTGTTGATTGGATTTATTATTACGTAGCAACACCGGCTGGCCTGCTTCCAGCTTGACCTTTATCCTCCGTACTTTTTTAGAAAAGAGGTTTTTCGCAGTGTTGATCCCAGCGCCAGCAGCTTGCAGGCCAATGGACTGATCTATATTCAAAAACTGCATGCTCTGCAAGGCATTATCTGTACCCCCAGAGACTGCATCCCCAAATACCACTTCAGGCGCATTAATTCCCTCCATACCATCTAGCGAGTAAACAGTCAGATCAACGGGAACTATAGAAGTTCCAAGCCTGATATTTTTAATGTTTAGCAATAACCTTTGGTTCATCAATTGGCAAATACCGTAAATCGAATGCCCTTTGAAAAACAGTTGACCAGCAAGGGTCACACTGTCCTGTAAAACAAGCTTAATGGTTGCTCCTTGCACTACTTTTTGGTGATTTGCAATGATGGCTGGAATAGCCCTGAACAAGCTATCGGATTTTAACGATTTCGTCTGCTCCAGTCGTTGTTGAACACGGCCAGGATGCTGGATATCTAAAATCCCTTGTAACATTCCATTCAATTGCTCCATTTCAGGATCAGCAGTTTTATTCTCCTGCATGGATTTCATGAGTCCCTCCAACCGGTCAACATCCCCTTTTAAAGGATCTTGTTGCATTTTTGGGCTTCCTAAAACCAAAGGCTCCTCTTTCCTATTCAATTCCCTATCCAGTAAAGACAGCTTCTGGGTAATGGCTATTGTCTGAGGATCTTCCTGAATTCCTTTAAAACCTAATCGCCCAGCTACAGATTGAAGTCCATAATCTTTAATTTTCACAGAATCCCTGTCGGACTGCTGATAATAACCATACTTATCCTGTGGCTGCTCGCGGGTGAAAGCAGCATCAGGTAAGTCCCTATTGATGCCCTTTTTTACCAATTGCTTTTCCTTCTCGGCATCCCTGATAAAAAACAGGTAATACCCCAACCCTAGCAGGGGGAAAACAATCAGCGGAAGAAAGAGTAGGATCTTCCGCTTTGTTACCTTTTGTTTTGTGTTCATATGTAAATGATTAAAATGGGTTAAAAAGATTCATTAAAGCCTTTGTCAACAAGTAGGTACAGTAAACAGTGAATACCAATAGAATCGACAATAAAGCGTAGATCCAATAGTTCCTGAAACGACCCTTAAGTTTATGATTCACTGCATCAGCAATACTCCGCTGAAATACGTGTATTTTCTTGGCTATACGAGGCTTAATTAAGTCAGGACGAACTGGAATAATGCTTTTGCGAATTGGTTTAGAAAATCTCATAGCCTTAAAGGTTTAAGGGTACATCCAAATTACTGATCGTCTCCCAGCGTTGGATTAGAAAACCATGTGGATTGTTATCAGTCTGGCTTTTTAAGTCCCTGACCTCCCCTGTTGTAACCAGGTTTCGTACAACCGTACTACTGGAACGAATCAACTTTTGAGTAGCGTAACACCTAAATTGATATGGGTATGCATTTAAGTCAAGTGCTATACTATCTACCTCAATTTCCTGACTAATATTAGCTGAAATCAAATTGCTGTAATAACCAGATTCTTTAAGGTTGTCATATTGTTTCTTTGCCGATTCATCCGCCAGATAAAGCGCTTTTGTCATGTTGGACAGAATGGCCTTTTCATCAGGATCCATGCTAAAAAAATACTGATGAAAAGTTTTGATGTGGTCGCGTAATTCTACGGGGATATTCGTTTTCCTATCTGCTGCAATGGCCTCCAGCACCTTCCCATTATACAAGATATGTATTCTATTCTGCGCCTTATTGGCAAACTCATAACTTTTATAAATGCCAAAACAAAGGATGAGCACATTGGCCAGGATCAGATAAATACTAAACCTTTTGATGTGCTGAAATGCCGTATCGATATTTTTAAACTGTGTAAACATGAGGTATGGATTTGGTGAAAGAATGATAGTTATTTGCCCGAGAGCTTATCCCGAAAATAATCCTGACCGGATCCTTCTGCCATCCCGTACGCGGTGTTGCGATGGCCATCTCCGTTTCGGTCAGCGACCATCCCTCCTGATTTTCCTTTTGAGGCGGCTATTCCGCTCACCGTCCCAATCGCTGCAGCTCCAGTGCTCACTACCATAGAATTGACTTTACTCAACATCGAATTACCTCCGCCTGCATGTACCACGTAATTGGCTACCGTTGGCACAGAGAAATAACCCAGGATTCCAATGATCATAAATATCAAATAAGCGGTATCTGTACTGGAGAAAAAGGTATCCCCATTCTGCTGAACCTCTGAAATATCAAGTTTCAACATGTTCTGCTGGATTTTTCCCAGAATGGCACCAAAAATATTGGCGATTGGCAACCATAGAAAAATGTTGATGTACCTGGCGATCCAAACCGTTAATGTATGCTGCAAACCATCGTAGACTGCTAAACCTAAAACAATAGGCCCAAGTATGGCAAGGACAATCAGAAAAAAGGTTCTCATGGTATTGATACAAAGTGCTGCAGCCTGATAAAGCAATTCCAACACCTCAGAAATAAACTGCTTAAAGCCGTGTCGCATTTTATAATCCTGCCGATCAGCCCAGAACTTGATGTCATTTCCAATACTTTCCATCCAGCCTTCATCAGTTCCGGAGGTTTTGTTAGGATGACTGAGTTTATACCATTTTGCCCTATCACCTCCCCCATCTGTGCCCACATAAGCCTTCCAATTGTCTGTTTTCTTCAATTCCAATTCCTTCTTTTTCAGCAAAGCCTTTATCGCGGAATCAGAATTCAGTTTCATTGCTGATGTTCCGGCAACAGTTACACTGAGCACACCGTTCATTACACTCAGCAGTACAGGAAACAATAAAATAGCAAGACCAAGCGTAAAAGGACGCAACAAAGGATATACATCCACAGGTTCGGCAGAGGCAATCTGCCTCCAGACCCTACTGGCGATATACCACAGGGCCCCAAAGCCAGCTACTGATCTACCTAGACCAATCATATCCGAACAAAGCGGAATCATTTCCGCATATACCTTATCTAACACAGATTGCAATCCACCTAGATAGCCTGCAGCTCCCTGAGCAAAGACTCCGGTAGGAAATCCGAAAATTCCCAGCAGAATTAATAAACAAAAAAATGTTCTTGTATGCATAAAATAGATTTAAGGATATAAACTCATGACCTCGCGCAACTCTCGCTGCTGAATTTCTCGCTGAGCTACCAGCAAGCCCGTCTCGGTATTGAAGCTTCTCAGAAACATCAGTTTATGCTGTACCCGCTTAAAAATCCCGTCGATGGCCCGAAGCCGTTCATCATCACTCATTCGCAGTTTGGAGGAAGTGATCACCATTAACAGCTCATCGATGTGATCCAGGCTTTGCTCAAATAACTGCTGATAAACTCTGCCTAAATATTCCAACTCATCCAGGTTAAAGGCGCCGGAAGATCTGAACTGAACAAAAGCAGCCCTATATTCATTAATAATGTTCTTCTGGTAAGTAATGATATCGGCAACCCTTCTGTATTTTTTCACCTCCGGACTGACTAGCATTAAACCATCGAGGAAAAACTCATGCAAAGAGAAATTACCCTTAGAAATGTTCCGAATCAGGTTGTAGCCCCCACTAACTACAGTCCA
It contains:
- a CDS encoding class I SAM-dependent methyltransferase, with protein sequence MPVAELELLKSGANVFGVDQNAEAIAQLRRLATSFPQVDPAESFKVAAVEELPFAATTFDLVISSAVLHFAENPIISKRC
- a CDS encoding JAB domain-containing protein, which produces METLKIQNDLSKIAEIKISYLPKFKAYERPQITSSMDGYKALYNCWDKNTIALREEFKILLLNYNNRVLGYFNVGTGGVSAVVVDAKLIFGVALKASASAIILAHCHPSGNLDPSSQDITITNKLIEIGKYLDLRILDHLILTPDNGYYSFADEGLI
- a CDS encoding histone H1, whose translation is MENFKQIKTLISQIEVDADKFYNRGNSAAGTRLRKGMLALRVLANQQRKEVTAIKNNK
- the traM gene encoding conjugative transposon protein TraM, whose product is MNTKQKVTKRKILLFLPLIVFPLLGLGYYLFFIRDAEKEKQLVKKGINRDLPDAAFTREQPQDKYGYYQQSDRDSVKIKDYGLQSVAGRLGFKGIQEDPQTIAITQKLSLLDRELNRKEEPLVLGSPKMQQDPLKGDVDRLEGLMKSMQENKTADPEMEQLNGMLQGILDIQHPGRVQQRLEQTKSLKSDSLFRAIPAIIANHQKVVQGATIKLVLQDSVTLAGQLFFKGHSIYGICQLMNQRLLLNIKNIRLGTSIVPVDLTVYSLDGMEGINAPEVVFGDAVSGGTDNALQSMQFLNIDQSIGLQAAGAGINTAKNLFSKKVRRIKVKLEAGQPVLLRNNKSNQQNFN
- the traK gene encoding conjugative transposon protein TraK, with translation MFTQFKNIDTAFQHIKRFSIYLILANVLILCFGIYKSYEFANKAQNRIHILYNGKVLEAIAADRKTNIPVELRDHIKTFHQYFFSMDPDEKAILSNMTKALYLADESAKKQYDNLKESGYYSNLISANISQEIEVDSIALDLNAYPYQFRCYATQKLIRSSSTVVRNLVTTGEVRDLKSQTDNNPHGFLIQRWETISNLDVPLNL
- the traJ gene encoding conjugative transposon protein TraJ, whose translation is MHTRTFFCLLILLGIFGFPTGVFAQGAAGYLGGLQSVLDKVYAEMIPLCSDMIGLGRSVAGFGALWYIASRVWRQIASAEPVDVYPLLRPFTLGLAILLFPVLLSVMNGVLSVTVAGTSAMKLNSDSAIKALLKKKELELKKTDNWKAYVGTDGGGDRAKWYKLSHPNKTSGTDEGWMESIGNDIKFWADRQDYKMRHGFKQFISEVLELLYQAAALCINTMRTFFLIVLAILGPIVLGLAVYDGLQHTLTVWIARYINIFLWLPIANIFGAILGKIQQNMLKLDISEVQQNGDTFFSSTDTAYLIFMIIGILGYFSVPTVANYVVHAGGGNSMLSKVNSMVVSTGAAAIGTVSGIAASKGKSGGMVADRNGDGHRNTAYGMAEGSGQDYFRDKLSGK